One genomic region from Phycisphaerae bacterium encodes:
- a CDS encoding PQQ-like beta-propeller repeat protein, producing MTEECPAASSTLPDLPAPRESRWWLSIPMVSMALILLYPVGLVALIRRRSRRRWTKVLAALAALPVFVLVMLVSLQRYWEFDGGMSLAGFRLDFSKGSAQFERVESHRRHQPSPASEMGVSNSGVNSAVEAVDLAALSWPAFRGEYRDGVVRDGTVISLDWRKDPPRERWRQPVGEGYASFVLGGGRLYTIEQRRDQEVIACYLADTGRELWTQGYDAYFKEQLGGDGPRATPTLDADRLYALGAAGQLTCLDIADGRIVWTRNILTGFGAENLQWGMSASPLIDGERLIVTNSGAGGGSIMAYRKADGTLIWQSEMGKQGYSSPIVATLLGRPMVLNFAAFELNGLDPQTGTRLWSFPWATGMGITCSQPIVVDDAHVFISLGYGIGSAMVELTQANGKITARPKWTSTRLKNKFTSSVIHDGAIYGLDETVMACLDLDTGKLNWKGGRYGYGSVLLVGDHLLVFGEYGELALVQATPTEHREIGRIRILEGKSWNNAALAGGLLFARNHKDMVCYDLRPAAQR from the coding sequence ATGACTGAAGAATGCCCCGCTGCTTCCAGTACCTTGCCGGATCTCCCTGCCCCGCGCGAATCGCGCTGGTGGCTATCGATTCCGATGGTCAGCATGGCGCTGATCCTGCTTTACCCGGTCGGTCTCGTTGCGCTCATCCGCCGCCGCAGCCGCCGCCGCTGGACAAAAGTTCTGGCGGCATTGGCCGCGCTGCCGGTATTCGTGCTCGTGATGCTTGTCTCATTACAGCGTTACTGGGAATTCGACGGCGGCATGTCATTGGCCGGGTTCCGCCTGGATTTCTCAAAGGGCTCCGCGCAGTTTGAACGCGTCGAATCGCATCGCCGACATCAACCGTCGCCGGCAAGTGAAATGGGCGTCTCAAACTCCGGGGTGAATTCCGCCGTCGAGGCAGTCGATCTTGCCGCATTATCCTGGCCGGCGTTTCGCGGCGAATATCGTGACGGCGTTGTTCGCGACGGCACGGTGATTTCGCTGGACTGGCGGAAAGATCCGCCCAGGGAGCGATGGCGACAGCCCGTCGGTGAGGGCTATGCTTCCTTCGTGCTCGGCGGCGGCCGGCTCTACACCATCGAACAGCGCCGCGATCAGGAAGTCATCGCGTGCTACCTCGCCGACACCGGCCGCGAGTTGTGGACGCAAGGTTACGACGCCTACTTCAAAGAGCAACTCGGCGGCGACGGACCACGGGCCACCCCCACGCTCGACGCAGACCGCCTCTACGCGCTCGGCGCAGCCGGACAACTGACCTGTCTCGACATCGCCGATGGCCGAATCGTCTGGACGCGAAACATTCTGACCGGCTTCGGCGCCGAGAACCTGCAGTGGGGCATGAGCGCGTCACCCCTGATCGACGGTGAGCGACTCATCGTCACCAATTCCGGGGCCGGCGGCGGCTCCATCATGGCCTATCGGAAAGCGGATGGAACGCTGATCTGGCAATCCGAAATGGGCAAACAGGGCTACTCATCGCCGATCGTCGCAACGCTCCTCGGGCGCCCGATGGTGCTCAACTTTGCCGCGTTTGAACTCAACGGCCTCGATCCGCAGACAGGCACGCGCCTCTGGTCGTTCCCGTGGGCGACCGGAATGGGCATTACCTGCTCCCAGCCGATCGTTGTTGATGATGCACATGTGTTCATTTCTCTCGGCTATGGAATCGGCAGCGCGATGGTGGAGTTGACACAGGCCAATGGAAAAATCACCGCACGCCCGAAATGGACCAGCACACGGCTGAAGAACAAGTTCACCTCCTCCGTCATTCACGATGGTGCAATCTACGGCCTCGACGAAACGGTCATGGCGTGTCTTGATCTTGACACTGGAAAGCTCAACTGGAAGGGAGGACGCTACGGCTACGGATCCGTTCTGCTCGTCGGCGATCATCTGCTCGTTTTCGGCGAATATGGCGAACTCGCGCTGGTCCAGGCGACTCCGACGGAACACCGCGAGATCGGCCGAATCCGGATTCTCGAAGGAAAGTCGTGGAACAACGCCGCCCTCGCCGGAGGCCTGCTCTTCGCGAGAAACCACAAGGACATGGTCTGCTATGACCTTCGTCCCGCCGCACAGCGCTGA